In Thermus islandicus DSM 21543, the genomic stretch GCCTGGTAGCTCTCGTCCCCGTCAGGCCCCACCACAAAGGGGGTGGTGGGCCCCGAGAAGCGGACGAGGGTAGCGGCGCTCTTGGGAAGGGCCTCCAGCAGGTAGCGGGCGTTCACCGAAAGCTCGAGGGCCCCCTCCACCCGGGCGGGCACCTCCTCCTCCCCCGCCCCGTAGTCCCCTGCCGCGCTGAGCCGGATCCGGCTCCCCTCGAGGGCCAGGTCCAGGCGCCGGTTTTGGGAGTCCGCCAGCACCTCGAGGCGCCGAACGGCCTCCCTCAGGGCTTGGGTTTCCACCAGGACCTGCGCTGTGAACTCCTTGGGGACCACCCGCTCGTAGTCCGGGTACTTTCCTTCCATGGGGTAGAGGTTCGCCGTCACGGCGAGGGCCTCCCCCTTCGAGTGGAGCCCGAGGAGCCCGTCCGCAAAGCGTATCTCTACCTCCTCCCCGCCCGCCTCCAGGGCCTGCAGGGCCTCCTGCAGGGGGAGGACCGGGAACACCGCCGTGGCCTCGAAGGGGAAGGGATGGTCGAGGGCGGTCCAGGCCAGGCGGTACCCGTCTGCGGCCACCACCTTCAGGCCCCCCTCCCTAAACTCCAGCTGGATCCCTCGGAACACGCCGCGGTACTCCTCCTTGGACACGGCGTAGCGCACCTGGTAGACGGCCTGGGCGAAGGCCTC encodes the following:
- the dnaN gene encoding DNA polymerase III subunit beta, with the protein product MRIQAELKSVKKALNAVARAVPSRASNPVLTYFYLEAKGGELVLKGSNGEIDLKVSLPAQVEGEGALLLPREPFLSLVGSASGEVLTMERAERLKLRAGSLQADLAFASTEEYPVLSFREGGKKAALPREAFAQAVYQVRYAVSKEEYRGVFRGIQLEFREGGLKVVAADGYRLAWTALDHPFPFEATAVFPVLPLQEALQALEAGGEEVEIRFADGLLGLHSKGEALAVTANLYPMEGKYPDYERVVPKEFTAQVLVETQALREAVRRLEVLADSQNRRLDLALEGSRIRLSAAGDYGAGEEEVPARVEGALELSVNARYLLEALPKSAATLVRFSGPTTPFVVGPDGDESYQAVMAPLRV